In a single window of the Natronosalvus caseinilyticus genome:
- a CDS encoding cyclic pyranopterin monophosphate synthase MoaC gives MSEDRSDAVDADRHESTASDLTHTTDDGDVQMVDVGAKPDTRRRAVAVGEIRLRKSTLEAIREDEVSKGDVLATARVGAIQAVKHTWETIPMCHQIPITNVDTAFRFLEDGAGERGGSAGEDDVDEGSERSEPGDSEPASAALELEVTVETTGKTGCEMEALEGVTTGLNVVWDMVKAVEKDADGQYPATRIEHVRVLEKEKRSSNTK, from the coding sequence ATGAGTGAGGATCGATCGGATGCCGTGGACGCCGACCGCCACGAATCGACGGCGAGCGACCTCACCCACACGACCGACGACGGCGACGTCCAGATGGTCGACGTGGGAGCCAAACCCGACACTCGACGGCGGGCCGTCGCCGTCGGCGAGATCAGACTTCGGAAATCGACGCTCGAGGCGATCCGCGAAGACGAGGTGAGCAAGGGTGACGTGCTCGCGACCGCGCGCGTCGGAGCGATCCAGGCGGTCAAACACACCTGGGAGACGATCCCGATGTGCCACCAGATCCCGATCACGAACGTCGACACGGCGTTTCGGTTCCTCGAGGATGGTGCGGGCGAACGGGGTGGATCGGCCGGGGAAGACGACGTGGACGAGGGATCCGAGAGGAGCGAGCCAGGCGACAGCGAACCCGCATCGGCCGCACTCGAACTCGAGGTTACCGTCGAGACGACGGGAAAAACCGGCTGCGAGATGGAGGCTCTCGAGGGCGTGACGACGGGGCTAAACGTCGTCTGGGACATGGTCAAGGCCGTCGAAAAGGACGCAGACGGTCAGTACCCGGCTACGCGAATCGAGCACGTCCGCGTACTCGAGAAGGAGAAGCGCTCGTCGAACACCAAGTAG
- a CDS encoding NAD(P)H-hydrate dehydratase, protein MITGERMAAVDENAAVLGVPRRQLMESSGNAVARAVERVADPGARVVVVAGRGNNGGDALVSVRFLDDYNVTTLLLGRPEAIGTDIARANWEALERGEYDLRTVTDSRSFSLPECDVVVDAMLGTGISGNLREPAASAARAINAADATVVSVDVPSGFDADAGEHADNGVAADHVVTFHDAKPGLEALEATLEVADIGIPAAAERFAGPGDVDLARPAERTGRAFVIGGGPYTGAPALAAQAALRAGMELAFVAAPDTVAGEIQGYAEDLIVQPYEGEVLTPDQVEGLVETAERHDDVVVLGPGLGTAEKTLEAARQFLESYTGPAVVDADALEVVPDLETEATLVCTPNRHELAGMGGPEADDLREVTDELETFTEGLGHVVLAKGAADVISDGETTRVSRVGTPAMAVGGTGDLLSGITAGLLEHADPLEAATAAAYVNGRAGERVARRHDLGLVASDLLEAIPAAIWGGDDE, encoded by the coding sequence ATGATCACTGGCGAACGGATGGCCGCCGTCGACGAGAACGCCGCCGTGCTGGGCGTCCCCCGCCGACAGCTCATGGAATCCAGTGGAAACGCCGTCGCTCGAGCCGTCGAGCGCGTCGCCGACCCCGGCGCACGGGTCGTCGTGGTCGCCGGCCGCGGGAACAACGGCGGGGACGCCCTCGTCTCCGTCCGCTTTCTCGATGACTACAACGTGACGACGCTGTTGCTCGGTCGACCGGAGGCCATCGGCACCGACATCGCGCGAGCGAACTGGGAGGCGCTCGAGCGAGGCGAGTACGACCTGCGGACGGTCACCGACTCCCGCTCGTTTTCCCTCCCCGAGTGCGACGTGGTCGTCGACGCGATGCTCGGTACCGGGATCAGCGGCAATCTTCGGGAACCTGCGGCTTCGGCCGCCCGGGCGATCAACGCGGCCGACGCGACGGTGGTGAGCGTCGACGTCCCCTCCGGGTTCGACGCCGACGCGGGCGAGCACGCCGACAACGGCGTCGCGGCCGACCACGTCGTCACCTTCCACGACGCCAAGCCGGGGCTCGAAGCCCTCGAGGCGACGCTCGAGGTTGCCGACATCGGCATTCCGGCGGCCGCGGAGCGATTCGCGGGCCCCGGCGATGTCGACCTCGCTCGACCCGCCGAGCGAACGGGTCGGGCGTTCGTCATTGGTGGTGGCCCCTACACCGGCGCGCCGGCGCTCGCCGCCCAGGCTGCGCTCCGGGCGGGCATGGAACTCGCGTTCGTCGCTGCGCCCGACACGGTCGCCGGAGAGATCCAGGGGTACGCCGAGGACCTGATCGTCCAGCCATACGAGGGCGAGGTGCTGACGCCCGATCAGGTCGAGGGGCTCGTCGAGACGGCCGAACGCCACGACGACGTGGTCGTCCTCGGGCCTGGCCTGGGCACTGCTGAGAAAACCCTCGAGGCTGCCCGGCAATTTCTCGAGTCGTACACCGGCCCGGCCGTCGTCGACGCGGACGCCCTCGAGGTCGTGCCCGACCTCGAAACCGAGGCGACGCTGGTCTGTACGCCCAACCGGCACGAACTCGCGGGGATGGGCGGGCCCGAGGCCGACGACCTCCGAGAAGTCACGGACGAGCTCGAGACCTTCACCGAAGGTTTGGGTCACGTCGTCCTCGCGAAGGGGGCGGCGGACGTGATCTCCGACGGCGAGACGACCCGCGTCAGCCGCGTGGGGACGCCAGCGATGGCCGTCGGTGGCACCGGCGACCTCCTGTCGGGAATCACGGCGGGGCTACTCGAGCACGCCGACCCCCTCGAGGCCGCGACGGCGGCGGCGTACGTCAACGGCCGTGCCGGCGAGCGCGTCGCGCGTCGCCACGACCTCGGGTTGGTCGCATCGGACCTGCTCGAGGCGATTCCGGCAGCGATCTGGGGTGGGGACGATGAGTGA
- a CDS encoding acylphosphatase: protein MTTEHSDDSTRAHVFVSGTVQGVYYRATTRETAREVGVDGWVKNLDDGRVEAVFEGPEAAVESMVEWCHEGSPAADVSGVEVEYEEPQGESGFEVRY, encoded by the coding sequence ATGACGACCGAACACTCCGACGACAGCACGCGAGCCCACGTCTTCGTCTCCGGGACGGTGCAGGGCGTCTACTATCGGGCGACGACCAGAGAGACCGCTCGAGAAGTAGGCGTCGACGGCTGGGTCAAAAACCTCGACGACGGGCGCGTCGAAGCGGTCTTCGAGGGTCCCGAGGCGGCCGTCGAGTCGATGGTCGAGTGGTGTCACGAGGGCAGCCCGGCGGCCGACGTCAGCGGCGTCGAGGTCGAGTACGAGGAGCCACAGGGTGAGAGTGGGTTCGAGGTCCGGTACTGA
- a CDS encoding phytoene/squalene synthase family protein, giving the protein MDREHVHAGKEIQRRTGKTFYLATRFLPRRVREPTHVLYGFFRIADEVVDDASGVPSERQAARLETLRAQALGEQPTDDPVLIAFSDLRERYGISDAEVDAFVEAMKSDIHTSRYDTYADLEAYMRGSAAAVGVMMTAIMDPDDPETALPYAVKLGEAFQMTNFLRDVREDVLERNRIYLPLETLAAHGVTEEQVERLEMTDAFATAMAQELRRTESLYREGVAGIQYLPEDCQLPVLLAAVLYAEHHALIRARGYDVLNAEPSLSTARKLWCVLKTRWHWQWNRDPEAVFRRVSAVPGRETGTAGGTDPRPEDGVPTR; this is encoded by the coding sequence ATGGATCGAGAACACGTACACGCCGGCAAGGAAATTCAGCGACGAACCGGGAAGACGTTCTACCTCGCGACGCGCTTCCTGCCGCGACGCGTCCGGGAGCCGACGCACGTCCTCTACGGCTTCTTCCGGATCGCCGACGAAGTCGTCGACGACGCTTCGGGCGTTCCATCCGAGCGGCAAGCCGCCCGCCTCGAGACCCTTCGCGCACAGGCGCTGGGCGAACAGCCCACCGATGATCCGGTCCTCATCGCCTTTAGCGACCTCCGGGAGCGATACGGGATCAGCGACGCCGAGGTCGACGCGTTCGTCGAGGCGATGAAGTCCGACATCCACACCAGTCGGTACGACACCTACGCCGACCTCGAGGCGTACATGCGCGGGTCGGCGGCCGCCGTCGGGGTGATGATGACGGCGATCATGGACCCCGACGATCCGGAGACAGCCCTCCCCTACGCGGTCAAACTCGGCGAGGCGTTCCAGATGACGAACTTCCTGCGGGACGTTCGCGAGGACGTCCTCGAGCGCAACCGCATTTACCTGCCCCTCGAGACGCTCGCGGCTCACGGGGTCACCGAAGAGCAAGTCGAGCGCCTCGAGATGACCGACGCGTTCGCGACGGCGATGGCCCAGGAACTCCGGCGCACGGAGTCGCTGTACCGCGAGGGCGTCGCTGGCATCCAGTATCTCCCCGAAGACTGTCAGCTTCCAGTCTTGCTCGCGGCCGTGCTGTACGCCGAACATCACGCGCTCATCCGCGCTCGAGGGTACGACGTGTTGAACGCCGAGCCGTCGCTCTCGACGGCACGCAAACTGTGGTGTGTCCTGAAGACGCGCTGGCACTGGCAGTGGAACCGCGACCCGGAAGCCGTCTTCCGGCGGGTGTCGGCCGTTCCCGGACGCGAGACGGGGACGGCAGGCGGGACGGACCCGCGTCCCGAAGACGGAGTTCCGACCCGGTGA
- a CDS encoding TIGR00300 family protein, translating to MTVSRTVELEGHIIDSGTMARCFGAVMDLGGEFDVEAFEVGRHKHEESYCRMAVSAESEADLRAILHELNQNGATVADPRDATLEPAPADQVVPIDFYSTTNHPTEVRVDGEWIPVENVEMDCALVVTRAEDEADEVRVRTRVLNAIEESDLVVTGETGIRVDPPERPRGKGSAFGFMQGGVSSERPSKSLIEEIADEMRDVAERDGNVLVVCGPAIVHAGGREALADLVREGYVDALSAGNGFAVHDLERDLYGTSLGVDTETLEHPRKGHKHHIYTISEIGRAGGIEAAVDAGIVDSGVMYECVANDVPYVLAGSIRDDGPLPDTITDSIEAQDAIREQAQQADLVLMLSTLLHSVAVGNCLPSTTKTVCVDINPATVTQLLDRGSAQAIGMVTDIGTFLPMLAEELLEDEA from the coding sequence ATGACCGTCAGTCGTACCGTCGAACTCGAGGGGCACATTATCGACTCCGGGACGATGGCCCGGTGTTTCGGGGCCGTGATGGACCTCGGTGGCGAGTTCGACGTCGAGGCGTTCGAGGTGGGTCGACACAAACACGAGGAGTCCTACTGCCGGATGGCCGTCAGCGCCGAAAGCGAGGCGGACCTCCGGGCGATCCTCCACGAACTCAACCAGAACGGCGCGACCGTGGCCGATCCGCGCGACGCGACGCTCGAGCCGGCGCCCGCCGACCAGGTGGTACCGATCGACTTCTACTCGACGACGAACCACCCGACCGAGGTCCGCGTCGACGGCGAGTGGATTCCCGTCGAGAACGTCGAGATGGACTGTGCGCTGGTCGTCACCCGCGCCGAGGACGAGGCCGACGAGGTGCGCGTGCGGACGCGCGTCCTCAACGCCATCGAGGAGAGCGACCTCGTCGTTACGGGGGAAACCGGCATTCGCGTCGACCCCCCGGAACGCCCACGCGGGAAAGGCAGCGCCTTCGGGTTCATGCAGGGCGGCGTCTCGAGCGAGCGCCCCTCGAAGTCCCTGATCGAGGAGATCGCCGACGAGATGCGCGACGTGGCCGAGCGCGACGGCAACGTGCTCGTCGTCTGTGGCCCCGCCATCGTCCACGCCGGGGGGCGGGAGGCCCTCGCAGACCTCGTCCGCGAGGGATACGTCGACGCGCTGAGCGCGGGCAACGGGTTCGCGGTTCACGACCTCGAGCGCGACCTCTATGGCACGTCACTCGGCGTCGACACGGAGACGCTCGAGCACCCCCGGAAGGGCCACAAGCACCACATCTACACGATCAGCGAGATCGGCCGCGCCGGAGGGATTGAGGCGGCCGTCGACGCGGGCATCGTCGACAGCGGCGTCATGTACGAGTGTGTGGCCAACGACGTCCCCTACGTGCTCGCGGGGTCGATCCGGGACGACGGCCCGCTCCCGGACACGATCACGGACTCGATCGAGGCTCAGGACGCGATCCGCGAGCAGGCCCAACAGGCCGACCTCGTGTTGATGCTCTCGACGCTGCTCCACTCGGTGGCCGTCGGCAACTGCCTGCCGTCGACGACGAAGACCGTCTGCGTCGACATCAACCCCGCGACCGTCACCCAGTTGCTCGACCGCGGGAGCGCCCAGGCGATCGGGATGGTCACCGACATCGGGACGTTCCTGCCGATGCTGGCCGAGGAGTTGCTCGAGGACGAGGCGTAG